The Desulfurellaceae bacterium nucleotide sequence CTTGAGCAGGCGGGACACCCGGGCCAGGGCCTTGAGATGCACACCGGCCGAGTCCTCGGGCGCGACAAGCAGGAAAAACAGCCGGGTCAGGGCGCCGTCCAGGGACTGACAGTCAATGCCCGACGAACTGCGGCCAAAGACGGCCACGACATCTTTGAGTCCGGCCAGCTTGCCGTGGGGGATGGCAATCCCCTCGCCAATGGCCGTTGTGCCCAGCCGCTCCCGTTCGAGCAGAACCGCCAACAGGCTCTGGGCGTTGATATGCGGGTAGTGGGCGGCCAGCTGTTGGGACAGCTCGTGGAGGACATCGGTCTTGGTCGTGCTGCGCAGCTGGGGAACAATGAGTTCTTGACTCAGGATATCGACCACACGCATGGGATTCCGTCCTTATCGTGTTTCGTCCGGGCCGCGTTCTAGCGCAGTTTCCTGCGTTTTGATGACGGCAGAATATGGAGCGTCTCGCGATATTTGGCCACCGTGCGGCGTGCGATGGTGATATGCTCGGCCGCCAGCTGACGGGCAATGGCCTCGTCGCTCAGCGGCCGGCCGCTCTCCTCGGCCTGGATCAGCTGCCGGATACGCTCCTTGACGCTACTCGCCGCAATGTCCTGACCGTTGTTACCCCTGAGGCCGGTGGTGAAGAAATTCTTGAGCGCCTCAATGCCGCGCGGGGTGGCAATATACTTATTGGCAATCGCGCGGCTGACGGTTGACTCGTGGATACCGACTTCGTCCGCCACGTCGCGCAACACCAGGGGGCGCATCCGGGATACCCCGTAGGTCAGGAAATCCTGTTGGAACTTGACGATGCTCTGGGCAACCAGCAGCAGGGTCCGCTGACGCTGGTGGATGCTCTTGATCAGCCAGGCGGCAGCGCGCAATTTCCCCCGCACATACTCTTTGGCCGCGCCGTCCGGGCTGTGCAGAAAGCGGCGGTAGGAGGCGTTGACCTTGAGGCGCGGCAGGCCGTCTTCGTTGAGCGTGACGACATACTCATCGCCGACCTTGTGCACGTACACGTCCGGCGTGATATAGCTGACGTCGCCCTCGCCGAAATTGCGGCCCGGCCTGGGCTCCAGGCTGGCAATCAGACGGATGGCGCACTCCAGCTGTTCGCCGCTCACCTGCAAGGTTTTGGCCAGACGCTCGCTGTCCCGCTCTTCGAGCAGACCGAGGTGGCTCTCGACGACGCGCAGGGCCAGCTCGCACACCGGATCGTCTCCGGCCTCGGTCTGCTGCAAACGCAGCTGGTGCAGCAGGCACTCACGCAGGTCACGAGACCCGACCCCGGGCGGGTCACAGGTCTGAATCAGCTCCAAAACCCGTTCGACCTGCCCGACCTCGACCGGTGTGGCCAGGTCTGTAGCGCTCTGGGCGGCAATATCGACCAGCGGGGTCGATAAATAGCCGTCAATATCAAGCTCACCAATAATCAGCGAGGCAATGTGCTGTTCCTCAGGGCTCAGCTTGGAGAAACGGAGCTGGTCGGACAGGTGCTGTTCCAGGGATTCGGGACGGTTGGGATGATTTTCAACCAGACTCGGCCGCTCTTCGTCCACCTCCTCGCCGCCGGACGGCGGCAGGGACGGCAAATCGTTGTTATAGCTTTCCAGATAAGTATGCCAGTCGATCTCCTCTTGGGCACTTTTCTCTTGGACCGACTCCTGGGCGGCGGTCGGCGGACCGTCGAGCAGCGCCGCCTCCTGCTCGCTGGCCGCCTCAACAGCCTCGACCCCGAGTACCGGGTTTTGGTCGAGTTCGTCATGAATCAGGATATCCAACTCGTCCCGGGGCAGCTGCAAAATCTTGATGGCCTGCTGTAGCTGGGGCGTAATGACCAGCTTTTGCTGGAGTTTTTGTTGGAGTCGGACTTCTAAGGCCATGCGCGTGTCTTCTTTGGTGTGAGCGCCGATCTCATAAGCGGAAGCGCTCGCCCAGATACACCTGTCGGGCGCGCGTGCTGGTGGTCAGTTCTGCGGGCGTGCCTTCTTCAAACACCTCGCCGTCACTCAGGATATAGGCGCGGTCACAGATACTCAGCGTCTCGCGGACATTATGGTCGGTCACCAGCACGCCGATGCCGCGTGTCCGCAGCTGGACGATAATATCCTGGATATCGACCACCGACAGGGGATCAATCCCGGCAAAAGGTTCGTCGAGCAGCATAAAGGTCGGATCCATGACCAGGGCGCGTGAGATTTCGACCCGGCGTCGCTCCCCGCCGGACAGCGAATCGGCCCGATTTTTGGCCAAATGGCCGATATGCAGGTCGGCCAGCAGCTGTTCAAGGCGTTCCCGGCGCTGGTTCTTTGTCAGGTCCAGGGTCTCGAGGATAGCCAGCAGATTCTCCTCAACCGTCAGCTTGCGGAAGATCGACGACTCCTGGGGCAGATACGTCACGCCTTTGCGCGCACGCTGGTGCATGGGCAGAGAGGTAAAGTCCTGGTCGTTGAAGCAGACGCGACCCTGGTCGGGACGGATGATGCCGACAATGATGGAAAACGTGGTGGTTTTTCCCGCCCCGTTCGGCCCCAACAGGCCGACTACCTCGCCGCCCTTGACCTCGACCGTGACATTGCGCAGCACGGGCCGTCTGGCGTAGGCCTTATGCAGTCCTTCGCCACGCAAGACTGGCTCCGCACTCACTGAGATGTCGTTCCTGTGTCGTTTGAGCCTGGAATGAGCCGCATGCGCGCCCGGCCTTCGACCACACTCCGCCGCTCGTCAAGATAGACGATAACCTGGTCACCGCTGACCTGGTTGACGCCCTCGTGCAGCACGGCATCGCCGCTCAGGGTGACCGTCCGTTTGGTCTGATCGAACACCAGCCGTTTGCCGGTTGCGTAGCCGCTTTCGGACTCCAGCCTGACATCGCCCTCGGCAACAATCTCCCTGAGACGCTGTTGGGAGGTAGTGGACGGCGGGGACGACTGCGGCGTGCCGTCTGACTCGGCCGGCTCTTCATAGCTGACCGTCAGCAGATTACAGGTCAGGGTCACCTCACCCTGGGTCGCCACGACTCCGTCCTGATATTGGACCCGTTTTTCGGCGTATAAGAACTCGAGACGCTGGGAGCGGATGTCGATGGGCTGATTGCTGTCGGCGAAAGACAGGGAGGCGATCAGGCTTTGGTCCGTGTCGGGAACCTGGGCCGGGCTGCCGCCGGGGTGTCCGACCAGCAGGAAGAGAACTAGGCCGGCGGACACCAGCCAGCGGCCGGTCCGAACCTGGGCCGACAGGGATCGCCACACGCGCGTACACATGCCCATCAGCCCTCTTCCCTGGTCAGCGTGGTATGGACTTCGGCGTGGAGGGTCACCCGCTTCTCGTCCACCACTATCCGGTAGCCCCGGGCTTCAACGCTCAGATCCTGGCCGGTAACGTGGACCACATCCGGTGCCGAGACCGTATTCTGAGCGCTGTCGTACAGCGCGGTTTGGGTCTTGAGAGAAAAATCGCCGATCCGCATTTCCAGATCGCCGCTCAGCTTCATCCGCACGACCTCCTGCATACCCTCGCCGAGGGTGACCCGGCCTTCTCGGCACCGCAGGGCAATCACCTCACCGCTGTCGAGGTACAGCGACATGGTCGGCGAATCGACCAGCAGCTCCCTGCTGTCTTCGAAAAAACGCGCCTGGGTGGCGGCGATTTCCCAGATTTTCTTTCCGTCGCGCATTTTGACCCGCCGGAAGTTCTGCATCCGCTGGTCCCCGCCGGACGAGGCCACGGTCGGCAGCTCCTGCTCGTCCTGACGCTGGTGCCACAGCCCCATGCCCAGCCCACCCAAGACGCACACGATAACAAGACCGATAACAAAACGTGCCTGATTTCGATTCATTGTGGAACCACCCGAGCAAGCACCATACCACCTCCGCCACACCGGGCAAAGGGTAGACCCGCCCCGTCGGCTCAGACCCCGGGGGACACCTTCTAGGCTTTCACCAGTTGGTCGAGACGCTGCAAGGTCCGCAGCAGGGCTTCGAGCTGGTCCAGAGGAAACACGCTCGCGCTATCGCTGCGAGCCTGGTCCGGGTTGCAGTGAACCTCCATGAACAGACCGTCAATACCGACCGCAACGGCCGCCCGGGCCAGCGGGGCGATGAATTCTCGCTGACCGCCCGAACTCGTCCCCTGTCCTCCGGGCAGCTGCACGCTGTGGGTGGCGTCATACACCACGGGGTAGCCGCTGCGGGCCATGATCGGCAGCGCGCGAAAGTCCGAGACGAGATAATTATAGCCAAAACTGGCCCCCCGTTCGGTCAGCAGAATGTGCCGATTACCGGTTGAGGCGACCTTGTCGGCGGCGTGGGCGATATCATGAGGAGCCACAAACTGACCCTTCTTGATATTGACCACTCGACCGCTCTGGCCGGCCGCCACAAGCAGGTCGGTCTGACGGCACAGAAAGGCCGGAATCTGTACAATATCGGCTACTTCTGCTGCCGCCCGAACCTCTTGGGGCGTATGCACATCGGTCAGAATCGGCACCTCCAGCTCGCGTTTCACGCTGGCCAGGATCCGCAGCCCCTCGTCCTGGCCCGGCCCCCGGAAGGACTCCACCGAGGTCCGATTGGCCTTATCGTACGAGGATTTATACACCAGCGGGACCTGTAGACGGTCGGTCACGGTTTTCAGCGCCTGGGCGTGGTGCAGGGCAGAGTCCCGGCTCTCGATGACGCATGGGCCGGCCATCAGCACGAACGGCCGGGCCTGGCCACACAGCAGGCGACCGATCGGAACGGCGTCGGGCTGACACTCGCGGATCATACGCTCTCGGCCTTGCCCTGGACGTGACCCAGCCTGAGCTTTGACTTGGGAAGAGCGGACGCAGCATATTCAGCCCGCAGCGGGGGAGCTGCGCCATAGCCGGCCCGGCGCTGCCGGGCAGCCTGAATAAAACCTTTGAACAGGGGATGACAGTCGAACGGGCGCGATTTGAACTCGGGGTGGAACTGGACGCCGATAAACCACGGGTGGTCGTGTAGCTCGACGATTTCGACCAGGCTCCGGTCGGGGGACAGGCCGCTGAAGATCAGTCCTTTCTGGCTGAGCTGGTGGCGATAGGCGTTGTTGAATTCATAGCGGTGGCGGTGCCGTTCTGAGATCCGCTTCTTGCCGTACACGCTGGCCGCGAGACTGCTGTCCAGCACGGTGCAGGGGTAGGCGCCGAGGCGCATGGTGCCGCCTTTTTCCAGGACTTGGTTCTGCTCAGCCATGAGGGCGATCACCGGATGGGGCGTGTCCGGGTCGATCTCGGCCGAGTTGGCCTTGTCCAGACCGCACACGTTGCGGCTGAACTCGATCACCGCCATTTGCATGCCGAAGCAGATGCCCAGAAACGGTACGCCCCCTTCGCGGGCGTAGCGGACGGCCGTAATCTTGCCCTCGGTGCCACGCTGGCCAAAGCCCATCGGGACCAGTACACCGTCGGCCTGGCCGAGCGCGTCCGGAAACTCGCCGGCCTCAAGCTGTTCGGAGTCGATATGGTCCACCTCGACCCGACACTCATTGGCAAAGCCGCCATGGGCCAGGGCTTCGTTGAGGCTCTTGTACGAGTCAATCAGCTCGACGTATTTGCCGATCATGGCGATCCGCACCTGGTCTTGCGGCTGCTGAAACGTCCGCACGACTTTTTCCCAGCGGCTCAGGTCCGGGGTGCCGGTCCACATGTTCAGCTTATCGACGATACACTGATCGAGCCCCTCTTGATGAAAGACCAGCGGGACCTCGTAGATGCAATCCACGTCCTTGGCCGTAATCACCGCGTGCTCATCAACATTGCAGAAATGGGCGATCTTGGCCTTGACCTTGTGATCCAGGTAGCGATCCGTGCGGCACAGCAACACGTCGGGCTGAATCCCCATACTGGTCAGCTCTTTGACGCTGTGCTGGGTGGGTTTGGTCTTGAGTTCACCGGCCGCTGAAATAAAAGGCACCAGGGTCAGATGGAGGTATAAGACGTGCTCGCGTCCCCAGTCCCAGCGAAACTGGCGAATCGCCTCGAGAAAGGGCAGACTCTCGATGTCCCCGACCGTGCCGCCGACCTCGCAGATGGCAACGTCAAAGCCTTTGGCCGCGTTCAGGATACGCCGTTTGATCTCGTCCGTGATGTGGGGAATGACCTGAACCGTGCCGCCCAGATAGTCTCCACGACGTTCCTGGGCAATGACCGTGTCGTACACCTGACCGGTGGTAAAGCTGTTTTGGCGACCCAGCGAGGTCGAAACATAACGTTCGTAGTGTCCCAGATCGAGGTCGGTCTCGGCCCCGTCGTCGGTTACAAACACCTCCCCGTGCTGAAAGGGATTCATGGTACCGGGATCGACGTTGATATACGGGTCCATCTTCAGCAGGGTGACATTCAGGCCTCGGCTCTCCAATAAGCCACCCAGCGAGGCCGCAGCCAAGCCCTTGCCCAAGGACGAAACAACCCCCCCGGTGACAAAGATGAATTTTGTCTTGCGTCCTGCTCTGCCAGCAGTCGTCATGGCAACATCTCCTCTGCACGACGCAGGTCGAGCGGTGTGTCAACCTCAACCGTCGGGCGTTCCGTCTCCGTCACCCGAATTTTATAGCCCCACTCCAGAGCCCGAAGCTGTTCGAGCTTTTCGGCCTCCTCCAGGGGAGTT carries:
- a CDS encoding CTP synthase, with the protein product MTTAGRAGRKTKFIFVTGGVVSSLGKGLAAASLGGLLESRGLNVTLLKMDPYINVDPGTMNPFQHGEVFVTDDGAETDLDLGHYERYVSTSLGRQNSFTTGQVYDTVIAQERRGDYLGGTVQVIPHITDEIKRRILNAAKGFDVAICEVGGTVGDIESLPFLEAIRQFRWDWGREHVLYLHLTLVPFISAAGELKTKPTQHSVKELTSMGIQPDVLLCRTDRYLDHKVKAKIAHFCNVDEHAVITAKDVDCIYEVPLVFHQEGLDQCIVDKLNMWTGTPDLSRWEKVVRTFQQPQDQVRIAMIGKYVELIDSYKSLNEALAHGGFANECRVEVDHIDSEQLEAGEFPDALGQADGVLVPMGFGQRGTEGKITAVRYAREGGVPFLGICFGMQMAVIEFSRNVCGLDKANSAEIDPDTPHPVIALMAEQNQVLEKGGTMRLGAYPCTVLDSSLAASVYGKKRISERHRHRYEFNNAYRHQLSQKGLIFSGLSPDRSLVEIVELHDHPWFIGVQFHPEFKSRPFDCHPLFKGFIQAARQRRAGYGAAPPLRAEYAASALPKSKLRLGHVQGKAESV
- the lptC gene encoding LPS export ABC transporter periplasmic protein LptC; this encodes MNRNQARFVIGLVIVCVLGGLGMGLWHQRQDEQELPTVASSGGDQRMQNFRRVKMRDGKKIWEIAATQARFFEDSRELLVDSPTMSLYLDSGEVIALRCREGRVTLGEGMQEVVRMKLSGDLEMRIGDFSLKTQTALYDSAQNTVSAPDVVHVTGQDLSVEARGYRIVVDEKRVTLHAEVHTTLTREEG
- the kdsA gene encoding 3-deoxy-8-phosphooctulonate synthase; amino-acid sequence: MIRECQPDAVPIGRLLCGQARPFVLMAGPCVIESRDSALHHAQALKTVTDRLQVPLVYKSSYDKANRTSVESFRGPGQDEGLRILASVKRELEVPILTDVHTPQEVRAAAEVADIVQIPAFLCRQTDLLVAAGQSGRVVNIKKGQFVAPHDIAHAADKVASTGNRHILLTERGASFGYNYLVSDFRALPIMARSGYPVVYDATHSVQLPGGQGTSSGGQREFIAPLARAAVAVGIDGLFMEVHCNPDQARSDSASVFPLDQLEALLRTLQRLDQLVKA
- the lptB gene encoding LPS export ABC transporter ATP-binding protein, which gives rise to MSAEPVLRGEGLHKAYARRPVLRNVTVEVKGGEVVGLLGPNGAGKTTTFSIIVGIIRPDQGRVCFNDQDFTSLPMHQRARKGVTYLPQESSIFRKLTVEENLLAILETLDLTKNQRRERLEQLLADLHIGHLAKNRADSLSGGERRRVEISRALVMDPTFMLLDEPFAGIDPLSVVDIQDIIVQLRTRGIGVLVTDHNVRETLSICDRAYILSDGEVFEEGTPAELTTSTRARQVYLGERFRL
- the rpoN gene encoding RNA polymerase factor sigma-54; this translates as MALEVRLQQKLQQKLVITPQLQQAIKILQLPRDELDILIHDELDQNPVLGVEAVEAASEQEAALLDGPPTAAQESVQEKSAQEEIDWHTYLESYNNDLPSLPPSGGEEVDEERPSLVENHPNRPESLEQHLSDQLRFSKLSPEEQHIASLIIGELDIDGYLSTPLVDIAAQSATDLATPVEVGQVERVLELIQTCDPPGVGSRDLRECLLHQLRLQQTEAGDDPVCELALRVVESHLGLLEERDSERLAKTLQVSGEQLECAIRLIASLEPRPGRNFGEGDVSYITPDVYVHKVGDEYVVTLNEDGLPRLKVNASYRRFLHSPDGAAKEYVRGKLRAAAWLIKSIHQRQRTLLLVAQSIVKFQQDFLTYGVSRMRPLVLRDVADEVGIHESTVSRAIANKYIATPRGIEALKNFFTTGLRGNNGQDIAASSVKERIRQLIQAEESGRPLSDEAIARQLAAEHITIARRTVAKYRETLHILPSSKRRKLR
- a CDS encoding PTS sugar transporter subunit IIA, producing the protein MRVVDILSQELIVPQLRSTTKTDVLHELSQQLAAHYPHINAQSLLAVLLERERLGTTAIGEGIAIPHGKLAGLKDVVAVFGRSSSGIDCQSLDGALTRLFFLLVAPEDSAGVHLKALARVSRLLKDKAFRERLLQGQSQADLFRLISQEDTKL